A part of Brachybacterium faecium DSM 4810 genomic DNA contains:
- a CDS encoding uncharacterized conserved protein (PFAM: Bacterial protein of unknown function (DUF881)): MRGAEHETPHGETPYSPTSLLRALTANPYGVSTLRAQEHPAAEATPPDNRLTRTITVVLALLLGFVVAVSVLDLRSEAAAEDSPRTLLEQEVRDTRAETERLEGRRAELEGEIAEAQGVVLGQSESGAAERLAAYEQAGGGAALSGPGTELVLEDSAPLPASPGVSSGTVNRVTDGDMQIAVNGLWAAGAEAISVNGQRVSSSTAIRTAGSAILVDFRPLSPPYRITALGDPQELRTAVEDAETGDYLQEISTRFGIRTSWEDGEELTVPARAAGTLTEASVLEDSGVAAPETPPDHSTQSATTAAERGTEEDTP; encoded by the coding sequence ATGCGCGGCGCTGAGCACGAGACCCCTCACGGCGAGACCCCGTACTCGCCGACCTCCCTGCTGCGCGCCCTGACCGCGAACCCCTACGGGGTCTCCACGCTCCGCGCCCAGGAGCACCCCGCGGCGGAGGCCACCCCGCCGGACAACCGCCTCACCCGCACCATCACGGTGGTGCTCGCCCTGCTGCTCGGCTTCGTGGTCGCCGTCTCCGTGCTGGACCTGCGGTCCGAGGCGGCCGCCGAGGACAGCCCCCGCACCCTGCTCGAGCAGGAGGTGCGCGACACCCGGGCCGAGACCGAGCGGCTGGAGGGCCGCCGCGCGGAGCTCGAGGGCGAGATCGCCGAGGCGCAGGGCGTGGTGCTCGGCCAGAGCGAGAGCGGCGCGGCCGAGCGCCTGGCCGCCTACGAGCAGGCCGGGGGAGGGGCGGCGCTGAGCGGGCCGGGCACCGAGCTGGTGCTCGAGGATTCCGCCCCGCTGCCGGCGAGCCCCGGCGTGAGCTCCGGGACCGTCAACCGGGTCACCGACGGCGACATGCAGATCGCGGTCAACGGGCTGTGGGCCGCCGGCGCCGAGGCGATCTCGGTGAATGGTCAGCGGGTGAGCAGCTCCACCGCGATCCGCACCGCCGGCTCCGCGATCCTGGTCGACTTCCGGCCGCTGTCGCCGCCCTACCGCATCACCGCGCTGGGCGACCCGCAGGAGCTGCGCACCGCGGTCGAGGACGCCGAGACCGGTGACTACCTGCAGGAGATCTCCACCCGCTTCGGGATCCGCACCTCCTGGGAGGACGGCGAGGAGCTCACCGTCCCGGCGCGCGCCGCGGGCACGCTCACCGAGGCCTCCGTGCTCGAGGACTCCGGGGTTGCGGCGCCCGAGACCCCGCCGGACCACAGCACGCAGAGTGCGACGACGGCCGCCGAGCGCGGCACCGAGGAGGACACCCCGTGA
- a CDS encoding uncharacterized conserved protein (small basic protein) (PFAM: Protein of unknown function (DUF1290)): MIAIIGLVLGIVLGVVVQPDVPAALQPYLPIAVVAALDTLAGGLRASLDGAFDSHVFITSFLFNVMIAAFLVFLGDQLGVGSQLSTAVIVVLGIRIFSNAAAIRRLLFRS, translated from the coding sequence GTGATCGCCATCATCGGACTGGTGCTGGGCATCGTGCTGGGCGTGGTCGTCCAGCCCGACGTGCCCGCCGCACTGCAGCCCTATCTCCCCATCGCCGTGGTCGCCGCGCTGGACACCCTCGCCGGCGGCCTGCGCGCCAGCCTCGACGGCGCCTTCGACAGCCACGTCTTCATCACCTCGTTCCTGTTCAACGTGATGATCGCGGCGTTCCTCGTCTTCCTCGGCGATCAGCTCGGGGTCGGCTCCCAGCTCTCCACCGCCGTGATCGTGGTGCTGGGGATCCGCATCTTCTCCAACGCC